A genome region from Glycine max cultivar Williams 82 chromosome 5, Glycine_max_v4.0, whole genome shotgun sequence includes the following:
- the BZIP72 gene encoding bZIP transcription factor bZIP72 gives MLSALTPSDPFSPFSPFSAGFTPWDDNDDSHALFSPKPVSASSSASDYKSEPNPTEHVCASSSVMMDERKRRRMISNRESARRSRMRKQRHLENLRNQLNKCRVENRELGNRLQFFLHHLNRLRTENEWLRSERTLLRQKVANLTQILIFQQFQTTFSPAAWTTCTNNNTTSLMTINQVN, from the coding sequence ATGCTCTCCGCCCTCACTCCTTCCGACCCCTTCTCTCCCTTCTCCCCCTTCTCCGCCGGCTTCACGCCGTGGGATGACAACGACGATTCCCACGCCCTCTTCTCCCCCAAACCGGTCTCTGCTTCTAGCTCCGCCTCTGACTATAAATCCGAACCGAACCCAACCGAACACGTATGCGCCTCGTCCTCGGTGATGATGGACGAGCGGAAACGGCGCCGCATGATATCGAACCGGGAATCGGCCCGCAGGTCCAGGATGCGGAAACAGAGACACCTGGAGAATCTTCGGAACCAGTTGAACAAGTGCAGGGTCGAAAACCGGGAACTCGGTAACCGGTTGCAGTTCTTCCTGCACCACCTGAACCGCCTCCGAACCGAAAACGAATGGCTCCGCTCCGAGCGAACCCTGCTACGCCAAAAAGTCGCCAATTTAAcacaaattttgattttccaaCAATTCCAAACCACCTTCTCCCCTGCTGCATGGACCACATGCACCAACAACAACACCACCTCGCTCATGACAATTAatcaagttaattaa